A genomic segment from Spinacia oleracea cultivar Varoflay chromosome 3, BTI_SOV_V1, whole genome shotgun sequence encodes:
- the LOC110786107 gene encoding cellulose synthase-like protein D3, with protein sequence MQMASKSFKSRSNLSSSTDASELQQLRPPLPPTATFAHQARRTSSGRYTNHSRDDLDSELSSSEYANYTVQIPQTPDNQPMVDPTISQRVEEQYVSNSLFTGGFNSITRAHLMDKVIDSEANHPQMAGSKGSSCAIPGCDGNVMSDERGADILPCECDFKICRDCYIDAVKSGNSLCPGCKEPYKNTDLDESTGEKSLALQHPMSRSGRRLSMMKSTKSVLMRSQTGDFDHSRWLFETKGTYGYGNAIWPKEGGPIDGNGDDGEVHDPQELMNKPWRPLTRKVKIPAAVLSPYRLLIFVRMVVLGFFLVWRVKHKNEDAIWLWGMSVVCEIWFAFSWLLDQMPKLCPINRATDLNVLKDKFETPSPNNPTGKSDLPGIDIFVSTADPEKEPPLVTSNTILSILASDYPVEKLSCYVSDDGGSLLTFEAMAEAASFAHMWVPFCRKHNIEPRNPDSYFSLKRDPYKNKVRQDFVKDRRRVKREYDEFKVRINGLPESIRRRSDAYHAREEIKALKLQRQTPNDEPFEVVKIPKATWMADGTHWPGTWNHPAPEHSKGDHAGIIQVMLKPPSEEPLLGVADESKLLDLTEVDIRLPLLVYVSREKRPGYDHNKKAGAMNALVRASAIMSNGPFILNLDCDHYIYYAQAMREGMCFMMDRGGDRICYVQFPQRFEGIDPSDRYANNNTVFFDVNMRALDGLQGPVYVGTGCLFRRMALYGFDPPRAKDRAPSVWDCCFRRRRKLAAVEENRALRMGDSDDEEMPLATFPKKFGNSGFLIDSIPVAEFQGRPLADHPAVKNGRPPGALTIGRELLDASTVAEAINSISCWYEDKTEWGDRVGWIYGSVTEDVVTGYRMHNRGWKSVYCVTKRDAFRGTAPINLTDRLHQVLRWATGSVEIFFSRNNALLASPKMKILQRIAYLNVGIYPFTSIFLIVYCFLPALSLFSGQFIVQTLDVTFLTYLLTITVTLCLLAILEIKWSGIQLEEWWRNEQFWLIGGTSAHLAAVLQGLLKVVAGIEISFTLTSKSSGDENDDEFADLYVVKWTSLMIPPILIMMLNMIAIAVGFSRTIYSTIPQWSKLIGGVFFSFWVLAHLYPFAKGLMGRRGRTPTIVWVWSGLLAITISLLWVAINPPSDTDQIGGSFQFP encoded by the exons ATGCAAATGGCATCCAAATCATTCAAAAGTCGCTCGAATCTATCATCGAGCACTGATGCATCTGAGCTGCAGCAACTCAGACCTCCACTTCCCCCAACCGCGACCTTTGCTCACCAAGCTCGCCGGACCTCCTCTGGCCGCTATACTAACCATTCGAGAGACGATCTTGACAGTGAACTTTCAAGTTCAGAATATGCAAACTATACAGTGCAAATACCTCAAACCCCCGATAACCAGCCGATGGTGGACCCCACAATATCGCAGAGGGTCGAGGAACAGTATGTTTCCAACTCTCTTTTCACAGGAGGGTTTAATAGTATTACTAGAGCTCATCTCATGGACAAGGTGATTGATTCTGAAGCTAACCATCCCCAGATGGCTGGTTCAAAAGGATCCTCTTGTGCTATCCCTGGATGTGATGGGAATGTTATGAGTGATGAGAGGGGTGCTGATATTCTTCCTTGTGAATGTGATTTCAAGATTTGTCGTGACTGTTACATCGATGCAGTCAAGTCTGGGAACTCACTTTGTCCAGGTTGTAAGGAACCTTACAAGAACACTGACTTGGATGAATCAACTGGGGAAAAATCACTTGCACTTCAACATCCAATGAGCAGGAGTGGGAGGAGATTGTCGATGATGAAATCAACAAAGTCAGTGTTGATGAGAAGTCAGACTGGGGATTTTGATCATAGTCGCTGGTTATTTGAAACAAAGGGGACATATGGGTATGGAAATGCTATTTGGCCAAAAGAGGGGGGTCCTATTGATGGTAATGGAGATGATGGGGAAGTGCATGATCCTCAGGAATTGATGAATAAACCATGGAGGCCACTTACTCGGAAAGTGAAGATTCCTGCTGCTGTTCTCAGTCCTTATCG GTTGCTTATATTTGTGCGAATGGTTGTTCTGGGATTCTTCCTCGTGTGGAGAGTCAAACATAAAAATGAGGACGCGATATGGCTGTGGGGAATGTCTGTGGTTTGCGAGATTTGGTTTGCCTTTTCTTGGCTTCTTGATCAGATGCCGAAACTCTGCCCTATTAACCGTGCTACGGATCTCAATGTTCTGAAAGACAAATTTGAGACACCTAGTCCTAACAATCCAACTGGAAAATCTGATCTTCCTGGAATAGATATTTTTGTGTCTACTGCAGATCCAGAAAAGGAGCCCCCTCTTGTCACTTCCAACACTATTTTATCTATCTTAGCTTCTGATTATCCTGTTGAAAAGCTATCTTGCTATGTGTCTGACGATGGTGGTTCCCTTCTTACTTTTGAGGCCATGGCTGAAGCTGCAAGTTTTGCTCATATGTGGGTTCCTTTCTGTCGTAAACATAATATTGAACCAAGGAATCCTGATTCTTATTTTAGTCTGAAGAGGGATCCATATAAGAACAAAGTTCGTCAAGATTTTGTAAAAGACCGTAGGCGTGTAAAGCGAGAATATGATGAATTCAAGGTTCGGATCAATGGTTTGCCCGAGTCTATTCGACGACGATCTGATGCTTACCATGCCAGAGAAGAAATCAAAGCCCTTAAACTTCAGAGACAAACTCCAAACGATGAACCTTTTGAGGTTGTTAAGATTCCAAAAGCTACTTGGATGGCTGATGGAACTCATTGGCCTGGTACTTGGAACCATCCTGCTCCAGAACATTCCAAGGGAGATCATGCAGGAATCATACAG GTTATGCTCAAGCCTCCTAGTGAAGAACCACTTTTAGGTGTTGCTGATGAGTCAAAGCTTCTCGACCTGACCGAAGTTGACATCAGGCTTCCCTTGCTGGTTTACGTGTCACGTGAGAAACGTCCTGGCTATGATCACAACAAGAAAGCTGGAGCGATGAATGCGTTGGTGAGAGCATCTGCAATCATGTCCAATGGTCCCTTCATTCTCAACCTTGACTGTGACCATTACATTTACTACGCCCAAGCAATGAGAGAAGGCATGTGTTTCATGATGGACCGTGGTGGGGACCGCATATGTTATGTCCAGTTCCCTCAAAGGTTCGAGGGTATTGACCCTTCTGATAGGTATGCCAACAATAACACTGTTTTCTTCGATGTTAACATGCGGGCCCTTGATGGGCTTCAAGGCCCAGTTTATGTCGGAACGGGTTGTCTCTTTCGAAGAATGGCCCTTTATGGGTTTGATCCACCTCGTGCGAAAGACCGTGCTCCAAGTGTCTGGGATTGCTGCTTCCGACGACGCAGGAAGCTCGCAGCTGTTGAAGAAAACCGAGCTCTGAGAATGGGCGACTCGGACGACGAAGAAATGCCTCTTGCCACATTTCCCAAGAAATTCGGCAACTCCGGATTCCTCATTGATTCAATCCCCGTGGCCGAGTTCCAAGGCCGTCCGCTGGCAGACCACCCTGCTGTCAAGAACGGAAGGCCACCTGGCGCTCTCACAATCGGCCGAGAGTTGCTTGATGCATCGACTGTTGCCGAGGCAATCAATTCCATCTCTTGCTGGTACGAGGATAAAACCGAATGGGGTGACCGTGTGGGTTGGATTTATGGTTCCGTTACAGAGGATGTGGTCACTGGTTACAGAATGCACAACAGAGGTTGGAAGTCTGTGTACTGTGTCACAAAACGAGACGCTTTCCGTGGGACCGCCCCAATAAATCTCACTGACCGGCTCCATCAAGTTCTCCGGTGGGCCACTGGCTCAGTTGAAATCTTCTTCTCCCGCAACAACGCCCTTCTCGCCAGCCCGAAAATGAAGATCTTACAAAGAATTGCATACCTTAATGTCGGTATCTATCCCTTCACCTCAATCTTCCTAATCGTGTACTGCTTCCTACCTGCACTATCCCTCTTCTCAGGCCAGTTCATCGTACAAACCCTCGACGTAACTTTCCTCACATATCTACTAACCATTACAGTAACACTATGTCTTCTCGCTATTCTCGAGATAAAATGGTCCGGAATCCAACTAGAGGAATGGTGGAGAAATGAACAGTTCTGGTTAATCGGAGGGACAAGTGCACATCTCGCAGCAGTACTCCAAGGATTACTGAAAGTGGTAGCAGGAATTGAAATCTCCTTCACATTGACTTCTAAATCATCTGGTGATGAGAATGATGATGAGTTTGCTGATCTTTACGTAGTCAAATGGACGTCTTTGATGATTCCGCCTATTCTGATCATGATGTTGAACATGATAGCTATAGCAGTTGGTTTCAGCCGTACAATTTACAGTACTATACCGCAATGGAGTAAGTTGATAGGTGGTGTTTTCTTTAGTTTCTGGGTTTTGGCACATCTGTACCCGTTCGCTAAAGGTCTGATGGGACGACGAGGGAGGACGCCGACAATTGTTTGGGTTTGGTCTGGATTACTTGCTATTACAATTTCTCTTTTATGGGTTGCTATTAACCCTCCATCTGATACTGACCAAATTGGAGGCTCATTCCAGTTTCCTTAG
- the LOC110786108 gene encoding FAS1 domain-containing protein SELMODRAFT_448915: MASYTALSLLVMALISSATAKDAPLSNQTLSTAIDEMQRANYFAFVMLLNMVSIDKIPNNITFLMPNNRLLAKAVIPENDILDFLLRHSIPTPLRFDYLKRFPTGSMLPSSEPNFMLKILNNGRKSFFLNNVKIVSPDICVAGSSISCHGIDGVLQDINITPPQPTSSPPPPPSPMAPSPSLSPPTGGGSGFDMAPAATPQPSGSIPAPHKSGSSHLDSGRRLIGHLSSWVILSIMWFYL; encoded by the coding sequence ATGGCGTCATACACCGCCCTTTCACTCCTTGTAATGGCGTTGATATCTTCTGCCACGGCTAAAGACGCGCCATTATCAAACCAGACACTCAGCACAGCTATAGACGAAATGCAAAGGGCTAACTACTTTGCATTTGTCATGCTGTTAAACATGGTTTCCATTGATAAAATCCCAAACAACATTACCTTCTTAATGCCTAACAACCGGTTATTAGCGAAAGCCGTGATACCCGAGAACGACATACTCGACTTCCTACTCAGGCACTCGATCCCGACCCCGTTGAGATTCGACTACTTAAAACGGTTCCCAACGGGATCGATGCTACCATCTTCAGAGCCCAATTTCATGCTTAAGATCTTGAACAATGGAAGAAAGAGCTTCTTTCTTAACAATGTTAAGATTGTTAGCCCTGATATCTGTGTTGCTGGGTCCTCAATTAGTTGTCATGGGATTGATGGGGTGTTGCAGGATATTAACATAACACCCCCACAGCCTACTTCTTCTCCTCCTCCACCACCGTCGCCAATGGCTCCGTCACCGTCACTGTCACCGCCAACAGGTGGTGGTAGTGGTTTTGATATGGCTCCTGCTGCAACCCCTCAACCCTCGGGTTCAATTCCCGCCCCACATAAATCTGGATCTTCTCATTTGGACTCCGGCCGGCGTTTAATCGGGCATTTATCGAGTTGGGTTATACTGTCAATAATGTGGTTTTATTTATAA